Proteins from one Oncorhynchus masou masou isolate Uvic2021 chromosome 12, UVic_Omas_1.1, whole genome shotgun sequence genomic window:
- the cfap300 gene encoding cilia- and flagella-associated protein 300 isoform X1 translates to MASETKFSFNLLPTKTFSFLQDKSTLQLLMKWSMLGRISAQAFSFDQNFYPYNSHDFTLSFFRDPCVLTNLRKMEAGAWVPLDSEGQSWLPGSTEGEVVCVQAEVVPCSKVSMEMFDPLYSSGIITSSGHINKCFHDTHPDYDLLRQMLQEDGSEEYGVMERREFLFLVFKHMTLGGELCQYEDTINPYIDTTRTIYRDLVSVQKNPESKEISVVSTVIKVSALDASGVCYPAREEEDQSFSYLIVDPFRRHVYVFYHCYGVGAFTL, encoded by the exons ATGGCATCTGAGACTAAGTTTTCCTTCAACCTCCTCCCAACCAAGACATTTTCCTTCCTTCAGGACAAAAGCACACTACAACTACTCATGAAATG gtccatGCTCGGGCGCATCTCAGCCCAGGCCTTCAGCTTTGACCAGAACTTCTACCCATACAACAGCCACGACTTTACTCTG agtTTCTTCAGAGACCCCTGTGTGCTGACCAACCTCAGGAAGATGGAGGCTGGAGCCTGGGTTCCTCTGG ATAGTGAGGGCCAGTCCTGGTTACCTGGATCAACAG agggtgaggtggtgtgtgtacAGGCAGAGGTAGTGCCGTGCAGTAAGGTCAGTATGGAGATGTTTGACCCTCTCTACTCCAGTGGAATCATCACATCCTCTGGACACATCAACAAATGTTTCCATGACACACACCCTGACTACGacctcctgagacag atgctgcAGGAGGATGGCAGTGAGGAgtatggagtgatggagaggagagagttccTGTTCCTAGTGTTTAAACACATGACTCTGGGAGGAGAGCTGTGTCAGTATGAAGATACCATCAACCCCTACATAGACACCACCAGAACCATTTATAGGGATCTGGTCAG TGTTCAGAAGAATCCAGAGAGCAAGGAGATCAGTGTGGTTTCCACTGTCATCAAAGTCTCTGCTTTG GATGCATCCGGTGTGTGTTACCCAGCCAGAGAAGAAGAGGATCAGTCATTCTCCTACCTCATAGTGGACCCCTTCAGAAGACATGTCTATGTGTTCTACCACTGTTATGGAGTAGGCGCCTTCACactgtaa
- the cfap300 gene encoding cilia- and flagella-associated protein 300 isoform X2 — protein MASETKFSFNLLPTKTFSFLQDKSTLQLLMKWSMLGRISAQAFSFDQNFYPYNSHDFTLSFFRDPCVLTNLRKMEAGAWVPLEGEVVCVQAEVVPCSKVSMEMFDPLYSSGIITSSGHINKCFHDTHPDYDLLRQMLQEDGSEEYGVMERREFLFLVFKHMTLGGELCQYEDTINPYIDTTRTIYRDLVSVQKNPESKEISVVSTVIKVSALDASGVCYPAREEEDQSFSYLIVDPFRRHVYVFYHCYGVGAFTL, from the exons ATGGCATCTGAGACTAAGTTTTCCTTCAACCTCCTCCCAACCAAGACATTTTCCTTCCTTCAGGACAAAAGCACACTACAACTACTCATGAAATG gtccatGCTCGGGCGCATCTCAGCCCAGGCCTTCAGCTTTGACCAGAACTTCTACCCATACAACAGCCACGACTTTACTCTG agtTTCTTCAGAGACCCCTGTGTGCTGACCAACCTCAGGAAGATGGAGGCTGGAGCCTGGGTTCCTCTGG agggtgaggtggtgtgtgtacAGGCAGAGGTAGTGCCGTGCAGTAAGGTCAGTATGGAGATGTTTGACCCTCTCTACTCCAGTGGAATCATCACATCCTCTGGACACATCAACAAATGTTTCCATGACACACACCCTGACTACGacctcctgagacag atgctgcAGGAGGATGGCAGTGAGGAgtatggagtgatggagaggagagagttccTGTTCCTAGTGTTTAAACACATGACTCTGGGAGGAGAGCTGTGTCAGTATGAAGATACCATCAACCCCTACATAGACACCACCAGAACCATTTATAGGGATCTGGTCAG TGTTCAGAAGAATCCAGAGAGCAAGGAGATCAGTGTGGTTTCCACTGTCATCAAAGTCTCTGCTTTG GATGCATCCGGTGTGTGTTACCCAGCCAGAGAAGAAGAGGATCAGTCATTCTCCTACCTCATAGTGGACCCCTTCAGAAGACATGTCTATGTGTTCTACCACTGTTATGGAGTAGGCGCCTTCACactgtaa